The following proteins are encoded in a genomic region of Ostrea edulis chromosome 7, xbOstEdul1.1, whole genome shotgun sequence:
- the LOC125653804 gene encoding uncharacterized protein LOC125653804: MYLSQGRFNAGGTAILHNILQSLPTRWLRIVVSEMENDLNTEKRTLAQLGNIPEPIGEDMKLDPSFMKELDFLSGVIIGFDVNNNIIEDFLDPSTHFLKNCFGGNSFDLIDDPVYLNSVVNDVLDCAVIGVDLLMDLVDIAPVRDTDLRSELIRRMQLMGEIAYEIQALTELLNELKRNVEDDCIDQ; the protein is encoded by the exons ATGTATCTATCACAAGGAAGATTTAATGCAGGGGGTACTGCTATACTGCATAATA TTCTGCAGTCGCTCCCTACAAGATGGCTACGTATCGTTGTGAGTGAAATGGAGAATGACTTGAACACAGAGAAACGGACTTTGGCACAACTTGGTAACATTCCAG AACCAATCGGAGAGGACATGAAACTGGACCCTTCGTTCATGAAAGAGTTGGACTTTCTCTCCGGGGTCATTATTGGATTTGATGTAAATAACAACATTATTGAAG attttttaGATCCATCGACACATTTTCTGAAGAATTGCTTTGGAG GGAATAGTTTTGACTTGATAGACGATCCTGTGTATCTGAATTCTGTCGTCAACGATGTTCTCGATTGTGCAGTCATAGGCGTGGATCTGTTGATGGATTTGGTGGACATTGCTCCCGTGAGAG ATACGGATCTCAGGTCAGAACTAATCAGAAGAATGCAGCTGATGGGAGAAATTGCTTATGAAATACAAGCGCTGACTGAACTTCTGAACGAACTCAAACGAAACGTAGAAG ATGATTGTATTGATCAGTGA